gaaaaatatcaattcctaaaatttaagtaaaaaaaaactgctaaataaatatttttaaagatattttcaatatatttttattataaaaaatagcttatatttagtagttatcaaaatcccccagattaaaaactttgcttgtcctcaagcacaaacaaaaatgaaagcagACTCTGAATGCTCCAACACTTTCAATAGCttcaatttttcaaatttcCTTAGCTGGACCTTTTTGCATTTGCCATGATCTTGCAATGGAAGCACAAACAAACATTGAGATAGAATTGGTTAGTAGCATAAATCAATTAGGTCGGCTTGCCTCACTTTTCCTCACAAGGCTATAGTGTTTCTTTCTGTGCACAAGTGTCTTGGGTGAGTGTTTAAATTTCTACGACCTGCAATTAATGTTCCCAgttttgcacttcatctcagtTAAAGTTATCCAgcttacacttggtggatcactaaggacttttatCGGCTTGTAATGTGGCCTGGCTAATCAAAGAAATTATGGTTTTTCTGGGATTTCAAAAATTAGGGTTATAAGAGAGCATTTATCCTAGAAAAACTTTCACTTATTCAGCCTCAATTTATTGTTCTAACAACACTTATGGCACCTATTTATTTTTTGCCCTTAttattcttctctcttttttctttcttctttctgtttttttaggatttatctcctttttctcatttttttaggaAAGAAACTTTGGGCATACAAGCTTTTTTTAGGGTGCCTTATTGTGTGTTGTTTTACCTTCCTCAGACAATTTTTACCTTAACCCTCCCCCAAATTAGGGGTATATCATGACTAAAATCCTTATGCTCTCTTAAACCCTAAAACAAGGTAGAAGATAACTAAAATAGGCTTAGGGGTTTtacaaaaaacatgattatcATTTTTGGCTCAAAtaaggtgcaagggataaattatcATCAAAGGTTGgtttttttggctaagtggctgaaaataagaagaaacagGGTCTTGATCATTTCCACATCATGTAATTAATCTAACAGTCTAAGAATGATGCAAAATCCAGAAAGTAAAAATAGGCGTTCTCTCACAAGTAGGTTTCACGCAACTCAGTTATTAACTTACCATACCATGATTTCATTCAGACAGACTAACCTTTTTCTCCCTTTGTTGTGATTCATACTCCACCACTTGAATTGACGTTTGCCTTCATGGAACCAACATTTTCACAAAAATTGGTATGCAACATTTCAAGTGTTTGAGTCATTCAGAAAAAGTTTTAGCAATGAATTCATAAATATCATGCAATTatttgagagaaataaaaaaaataaagactaaaaactGAATAAAATCTTGCTTTCTTCGACTCAAGTCTAGCCATGGGTCCCAATTAGCTGCCAAATCTGCAATGATGTCATCCCCAACTCCGGCTTCAGTGGTATCTCTGACCTGAGAGGGCTCACCCCCCATCAGTAGAGGGTTGGACTCCTGGCCAAGAAACCTGCTGGATGAAGGCCTCTGGGTCATCAGTGGTGGATACATCCCAGGTGGACTGAGAGTCTATGAAGATCCTGAACAAaatccttttttatatataattgaagaatagaaattaacaaaaatgttGGGTTTCCTCCCAGTAAGCACTTAATTTATCGTCTTTAGCTAGATGTTGTTCTTCATTTTATGGATCGTTCAAGTAGACAACACTTGTTAATCTTTCTAACTGGCCTCCATTGCAAATTTTTAAGTGCTATCCATTGACGATCCATTTTTTCTCAGGAGTGCCTGTTGTAGGGTCCACAAATTCCACAACTCCATGGGGTCTTACTTCTTTGATCACAAATGGCCCTAACCACTTTGACTTCAGCTTTCTTGAAAATAGTATAAGTCTGGAATTGAAGAGCAAGACTTCTTGGCCTGgatggaagttttgtctctgtAGCTTCTTGTCATGATACGTCTTCATCTTCTACTTACAAATCTTGGATGATTCATAGGCATTCATCCTCATTTCTTCTTACTCCAGCAATTGTAACTTCCTCTTCTCTCCAGATACAGCTTCATCAAAGTTAAGAAGTTTGAGGGCCTAGTAGGCTTTGTGCTCCAACTCCACCGGTAGGTGGCATGCTTTCCCATAGACCAACTGGAATTGTGACAAGCCTATGGGAGTCTTGAATGCAGTCCTGTAAGCCCATAGAGCACCATCCAGCTTCAAAGCCCAATCCTTTCTTGATGATGTGATAGTCTTCTCAAGGATTCGCTTTAGCTCTCTatttgaaacttcttcctaGCCATTTGTTTGGGGATGATAAGGTGTTGCTACCTTATGTCTGACATTGTAATGCTCTAcaaccttcttcagttgtgcatTGCAGAAGTGTGTTCCCCTATCACTGATTAGGGCTCGTGGTACTCCAAAAcgggaaaaaatgtttttcttcaagaattttATCACTACCCTGGCGTCATTTTTGGGAATGGCTATTGCTTCCACCCACTTGGACATGTAATCAATAGCTACCAGGATATAGATATTCCCGTATAAAGATGGGAGAGGCCTGACAAAGTCAATCCCCCAGAAGTCAAAGATTTCTACTTCCATTATATTTTGTAGAGGCATCTCGTTCCTTCTAGAAATCCCCCCTGTTCTCTGGCATTTGTCACAACGACGCACATAATCATGAGCGTCTTTGAAGATTGAGGGCCAAAAGAACCCTGCTTGTAGCACCTTTTCTGTTGTTCTATCTCCACTGTGGTAACCGCCATATGGTGAACTATGGCAATGCCAAAGGATGCTCTGTGCTTCCTCCATCGTAACACACCTCCTTAGCAAATTGTCTGCTTCTAGCTTGAACAGATGTGGATCATCTCACACATAAAAGCGGGCATCATGTAGAAATTTCTTCCGCTGACTCCAGTTAAGCTCTTCGGGGATTATTCTTGTGGCTTTAAAGTTAGCCACATCAACAAAGCAAGGTCTTGCGGTGGCTTGTAAGAGGAACTCATCTGGAAATTCTCCTTTTATCTTCGGTTCTTCATTGGTcacttcttcattcttcaactgGGAGAGGTGGTCAGCCACCACATTCTCGGATcctttcttgtccttgatgacTATATCAAATTCTTGTATGAGCAGGACCCATCTAATCAGCCTTAGTTTTGAATCTGCTTTGGGAAAAGGTGCTTGATGACAGCATGATCAGTGAGGATCACCACCCTTGACCCCTCCAAGTATGGTATGAATTTTTCTCtaaggcaaagacaatggctaGAATCTCCTTCTCCCTAGTGGCATAATTCATCTATGCTTCATTGAGAACTTTGCTAGCATAGTAAATGGCGTGGAATGTCTTGTCTTGCCTCTGTCCTAGGACTACGCCCACTGCATAATCACTAGCATCACACATCAATTCAAACTCTTTACTCTAGTCATGTGCGATCATTACTAGGGCAGCCGTGAGCTTGTCTTTCAGGGTCTGGAAGGTTGTTGAACActcttcatcaaatttaaacacAACATCTTTGTTCAGCAAATTGCTCAATGGTCTTGCAATTTTGGAAAATTCTTTGATGAATCTCCTATAGAACCATGCATGTCCTAGGAAGCTCTTAATGCCTTTGACAATAGATGGTGATGGCAACTTCTCAATGACATCAATCTTGGTCCAGTCTACCTCAATCCCTCGGGCTGAAATTTTATGGCCTAAGACTATTCCTTCTCAAACCATGAAGTGGCACTTCTCCCAATTCAGAACTAGGTTTGTTTCCATGCATCTCTGTAGCACCATCTCCAATTTCTTCAAGCAACATTCAAATGAAGGTCCAAATACTGAGAAGTCATCCATGAATACCTCGATACTTTTCTCCACCATATCTGCAAAAATGGCCAACATGCACCTCTGAAATGTGGCAGGTGCATTACATAAATCAAATGGCATCCGTCTGTAGGCAAAGACACCAAAATGGCATATAGAGGTTGTCTTCTCCTGATCCTTGGGGTCCACTGCAATATGATTGTATCGAGTACCCGTCCAAGAAGTAGTAATAAGCATGTCCCGCAAGCCTCTCCAACATATGATCCATGAAGGGCAAAAGAAAATGGTATTTCCTTGTGGCTTCGTTGAGCTTGCGGTAGTCGATGCACATTCTCTAGCTAGTGACAGTCCTTGTTAGGATTAGGTCGTTCTTTTCATTCTGAATGACTGTCATGCCCCCTTTCTTTGGTACCACCTGGAATAGGCTTACCCAAGCACTGTTAGAAATGGGGTAGATAAGCCCAGCCTCTAGAAGCTAGAGCACCTCTTTCTGTACCTCTTCTTTCATTGATGGGTTGAGCCTTCTCTGGGGCTGTCTGACTAGTTTATAGTCTTCTTCCATCATTATCTTGTGCATACAGTAGGCAGGGTTGATTCCTTTTAGATCTGATATGTGTCACTCTATTGCCTCCCTATGTCTCTTAAGGACATCCACCAACATGTTCTCTTCCTCTGTTGTTAACTCACTGTTGATCACCACAGGTTTGGTCTCGTTCTCCTCCAAGAACACATACTTTAGGTGGTTGGGTAGGATCTTCAGCTCCACCTTGGTCTTCTCGGATGGACTCCCACTTTTCAATTCTTCAAAGCTGGTCCCCCCTGCAGGAATATTTTCTTCACAATCTAAGTCTTCCAAGCAAGCCCTTAGATCCTTCTCCTCTTCACTAGTTAGACAATCTACAACATTGATCAAAGCTTTCTCCAGTGAAG
This genomic interval from Glycine max cultivar Williams 82 chromosome 5, Glycine_max_v4.0, whole genome shotgun sequence contains the following:
- the LOC102665390 gene encoding uncharacterized protein, whose amino-acid sequence is MCIDYRKLNEATRKYHFLLPFMDHMLERLAGHAYYYFLDGRMPFDLCNAPATFQRCMLAIFADMVEKSIEVFMDDFSVFGPSFEYSKLRLIRWVLLIQEFDIVIKDKKGSENVVADHLSQLKNEEVTNEEPKIKGEFPDEFLLQATARPCFVDVANFKATRIIPEELNWSQRKKFLHDARFYV